GACAAGGGCGCCGCCCAGCGGACCGGTACCACCAGTCAGGCCGGTCCCGCGGAGTCCCCGGAGGCCAGCAGCGAGCCACGGCCCGACCAGACCACCCCCGCGCCGTCGAGGACCAGCGCCGCCGAGACGCAGACCGCCGGGCCCGAGGTCGCCGACGGATTCATCCTGCGTACGGACGCCGAGGGCTTCAAGGTCGCCGTGGCCAACGGCTGGACCCGCACCCCGAGGAACGGCCGCGGCCAAGTGGTCTACTCGCAGGGCAGCTTCGAGCTGATCGTCATCCCGGGCCGGGACACCGCGGCCGCGGACGGCAGCGACCCGATGGTCTACCAGCGGGAGAAGGAACCCGAGCTCCAGCCCTACCGCGACTCCAGCTGGGCCACCGCCACCGGGCTGAAGTCGATCCAGGTGGGCACGAAGAGCATGGCCGAGGGACAGTTCACCTGGACCGGCGACGACGGGCGCGAGCTGTACGTGCGCAACCTCGCGATACTGATCGGCGGCAAGTACCACGTGGTGCAGGTCCGCGGCCCGGAGGCGGAGCGGGACGAGGTGAGCCGGCTGTACGACCAGGCTTCGGCCACGTATCAGGTCACCGGCTGACGGTCGCGGCGGTCCCCGCGGGAAGGTTGCCGGCTGAAGTGCACCGCCGTCGGACGCCGTACCGGCGCCCTCGGTTCACTGGTGCTTCGCGGAAGCGACAACCGTCACAGTGAGGTCTCCTTGACGCCCCCCTGGTTCCCCTCGGCGCGGGCCGGTCCTTAGTCTGACTGGGTCAAGAGCATTGCGGGGAAACGTGGATCAGATGCAGGGCCTGCTGCTGGCGGGGCGCTACCGGCTCGCCGACCCGATAGGCAAGGGCGGCATGGGCCGGGTCTGGCGTGCCCACGACGAGGTACTGCACCGGGCCGTGGCGATCAAGGAGTTGACCGCCGCGCTCTACGTTTCCGAGAGCGACCAAGGTGTCCTGCTCGCCCGTACCCGTGCCGAGGCCCGTGCGGCCGCCCGGATCAACCACTCGGCCGTCGTCACCGTGCATGACGTGCTCGATCACGACGGCCGGCCGTGGATCGTGATGGAGCTGGTCGAGGGCCGCTCGCTGGCCGACGCCGTCAAGGAGGACGGCCGGGTCGAGGCACGTGAGGCGGCCCGGATCGGGCTGTGGGTGCTGCGGGCCCTGCGCGCCGCGCACTCCGCCGGGGTACTGCACCGGGACGTGAAGCCCGGCAACGTTCTCCTCGCGCAGGACGGCCGCGTCCTGCTCACCGACTTCGGCATCGCCCAGATCGAGGGCGACACCACCATCACCCGCACCGGAGAAGTCGTCGGTTCGGTGGACTACCTCGCCCCCGAGCGGGTCCGCGGTGCCGACCCCGGCCCGTCCGCCGATCTGTGGGCGCTGGGTGCCACGCTGTACACGGCGGTCGAGGGACGGTCGCCGTTCCGCCGTACGACCCCGCTGACCACCATGCAGGCGGTCGTCGATGAACAGCCCGACGAGCCGCGCAACGCCGGCGCGCTCGGGCCCGTCATCGCCGCCCTGCTGCACAAGGACCCCGCCGTACGGCCCGGAGCGGCCGAGGCCGAGCAGATGCTCGCCGAGGCGGCGGAGGGTCGGCGACCGAACGCGGCCCAGGCATATGTGCCGACGCAACATGTGGGTTCCCGCCATGAGCCGGGGGCGTACAGCGGATCCCACAGTGGGCCGAACACATCGGTCACGGGTACGCCGGTCAGCGGCACGGGGTATCCCTCGGGCTCGGGCCCGCCGCACGCCCCCGGCTCGGGACCCTCGTACCCCTCGGGTTCGGGACCGACGTACCCCCACGGCACGGGACCGTCGTACTCCTCGGGTTCGGGACCGTCGTACCCGCAGGCGACCGGTGTCACGAGCATCGGCCCCCCGCACCAGACCGGCACAGGTCCCGTGGCTCAGTCCGGGCGCCGGCGCCTGCGTTCCCTCGCGCTGGTCGTCGCGCTCGCCGCGATCGTCAGTGCGGGGACCGCGATCGGGCTGCAGACATGGGACGAGGGGCGAGACAAGGGCGGTACGCCGGGCTCGTCGAGTGCCGCGCCCAGCACCACGCCGACGAAGAGCACGAGCGGCGGGGTCCCGGCCGGCTGGCAGCGGCGCAACGATCCCGTGGGCTTCACCGTGTATCTGCCCAAGGGCTGGAAGCGGTCGGTCTTCGGGACCCCCGCCGACGGCCTGACCCAGATCGACTACTCGCCGGACGACGGCAGGCACTTCATCCGGATCGCCGTCGACACCGCGCCGGACTTCCTCGATCCCCTCGCGCACCAGCGCAGCCTGCAACTGCAGATCCAGGGGCTCAAGGACTACCAGCTCGTGAGCATGGTCGAGAACACCTACCGGGACCGCACGGGCGCCCGGTGGGAGTACACCTGGACCGCGCTGGCCAAGGACATCCCCTTCCCCGGGCCGCGCAGGGCCGTGGAGGAGACGTACATATCCCGGGACGGCGCCGAGTACGCGATCTACATGTCGTCGCCCGCGAAGAGCTGGCCGACCACCAGCAAGCAGTTCCAGACCGTGCTCCAGAGCTGGATCGAGCCGAACAGCTGACGGAGTTGGCCGGTCACCGTCCCGGAGGGCGTTCATCCGCTGCGGCATGATGGGGCGCATGGGGACCGAGGGGGACACCTTCCGTGTGATCGCGGGCCGATACCGCCTGGAGGCGAGGATCGGGCGCGGCGGCATGGGCGTGGTCTGGCGGGCGACCGACCAGCTGCTCGGCAGGCAGGTGGCCGTCAAGGAGATCCCGCTCGACGAGACGCTCTCCGCCGAGGATGCCCGGCTCCAGCGCGACCGCACCCTGCGCGAGGCCGGTGCCGTCGCCCGGCTGCGGCATCCGCACGTCATCGTGGTCCACGACGTCGTCGAGCAGGACGAACGGCCTTACATCGTCATGGAGTTGATCGACGGCGGCTCCCTCGCCGACCGGATCTCCGCGCAGGGTCCGGTGGATGCCGCGGAGGCCGCCCGGATCGGCGCCGACCTGCTGAGCGCGCTGCACGCCGCGCACACGGCCGGGGTCCTGCACCGGGACATCAAACCCGCCAACGTCCTCGTCGAGTCCGGCACCGGCCGGATCGTCCTCACCGACTTCGGCATCGCCCAGGTCGCGGGCGCCACCACGCTCACCGAGACCGGCTCCTTCGTCGGCTCGCCCGAGTACACGGCGCCCGAGCGGATGTCCGGCGCCGCGACCGGCCCGGAGGCCGACCTCTGGTCGCTGGGCGCGCTGCTGTGCACGGTCCTGAGCGGCGAATCGCCGTTCCGCCGCGACTCGTTGGGCGGCATCCTGCACGCCGTCGTCATCGACGAGATCCGGCCGCCCACACAGGCCGCGCCGCTCCTTCCCGTCGTACGCGGCCTGCTGGAGAGGGATCCCGGGCGGCGGCTGGACGCCGTGGAGGCCGAGCGGATGCTGCGCGCGTTCCGGGAGACGGGGCGTACGCCGCCGCGCCGGGCGCCCGAGCGGTCGTACACGCCGACCCAGCGGGATGTCCCGCTACGACGGTCCGCGGCGCGGCGGGAGTCCTCGCCAGGGCGGTCCCCGGCGCCGGAACGGTCCGGGAGCGGTGGGTCCGCGGGGCAGGCGCGGTCGGGGCGGCGCGTGCTCATGGCGGGGCTGCTGGTTGCCGCGGTGGCGGGAGCGGGGGTGTCGGCGGCGTTGCTGATGGACCGGGGGGACGGTGGCGGCCGTACGACGACGAGCAGTTCGGCGCCTGCGACACCCACGGGCGGTTCCGCGCCCGTGACGTCCACGGAGGCGTCCGGACCCGGGACTCCCACGGGCGCCTCCTCTCGTCCGCCCGCCGCGCCCCTCCCTTCCGCTCCCTCCGGCTACCGCGTCGCCGAGGAGCCGGCCGGGTTCGCGCTCGCCGTGCCGGACGGGTTCACCCGTCAGGTGCAGGGGAAGCGGGTCTTCTACCTGTCGCCCGGGGAGGTCTTCCGCCTCGGCATCAAGGTCACCGCGCCCGAGGTCGGCGGCCCGCTGGAGGTGATGCGGCGCGCCGCGGCCAAGGGGCCCGGAACCAACCCCGGTTACCGCGCCGGCCGGGTCACCTCGACCACGCACCGCGGACACCCCGCCGCGCTCTGGGAGTTCACCTGGGACGGCTTCAGCGCGGCTGAGGGTGCCCGGCACACCTACGACCTGTGCTGGGAGGAGGACGGGCGGCTGTACGACGTGTGGGTGTCGGCGCCCGTCGGCAAGGTGCGGGAGGCGAAGGAGTACTTCGACGTCGCGTTGGACACCTTCGTGCGGACATAGGGGGTGATAGGCCGCGTCGCGAGTCACGGGTCTGTGACCGGAACGCGTTCCCTGTGGAAGCGGAGGCCTCTGGCGCGATATGGATGAACCCATGAGCAGCAGCGGGGGAGTCGGCCACGAGCCCGACGAGACGACGAGTTACGTTCTGCAACCTCCCAGACCCACGTCGGCCCAGGTGTCGGCCCCGCCGTCGCACGCGCAGCCGGACCTGCAGCCGAGTGAGCGGCCCGAACCGGGCGTCGGCAGGCTGATCGCGGGTCGTTACCGGCTGCTCGCCAAGCTCGGGCACGGTGGCATGGGTACGGTGTGGCGGGCCAAGGACGAGACGGTGGACCGTGAGGTGGCCGTCAAGGAACCCCGCATCCCGGAGCATCTTCCCCGGCGCGAACAGGCAAACGCTTTTGAGCGGATGCGGCGCGAGGCGCGTGCCGCGGCCCGGCTCGACCATCCCTCCGTCGTGAACGTGTACGACGTGGCGGTCGTGGACGACCGGCCGTGGATCGTGATGGAGCTGGTGAGGGGCCGTTCGCTGGGCGACGCGCTGCAGGAGGGCACGCTCGGGGCGCGGGAAGCGGCGAGAATCGGCCTCGACGTACTCGGCGCACTGGAGGCCGCGCACGCGGCGGGCATCCTGCACAGGGATGTGAAACCGGACAACGTCCTGCTCGGCCGGTACGGCAGGGTCGTCCTCACCGACTTCGGCATAGCCCAGATCGAGGGCGAGACCAGCCTGACCGACACCGGCGGCTTCGTCGGCTCGCCCGAGTACATCGCCCCCGAGCGGGTCCTCGGCCAGCGTCCCGGCCCGGCCTGCGACCTGTGGTCCCTCGGGGTGGTCCTGTACGCGGCGACGGAGGGCGTCTCGCCGTTCCGTCGCAGCAACACCCCCGCGACCCTCCAGTCCGTCCTCAACGCCACACCCGCACCGCCCGCCTCCGCGCACGGCCCGCTCGCCGACGCCGTCAACGGCCTCCTCCAGAAGGACCCGGCGCGCCGCCCGAACGCCGCGCAGGTCCGTGCGCTGCTGGAAGCCGCCGCCGACCCGCCCGCTCCCGAACCCACGCAGCCCGTGCGGCTCGCGCAGGACCCACCGCCCGCACGAGGTGTCCGGCTGGGCCGCAAGGGGTGGCTCGGGCTGGGGGCGGCGGTCGTCGCGGCCGCGGTGGGTGCGTATCTGCTGCTCGCGGATCCGTTCGCGGGGCCGCTGCCGGACGGCTGGACGAAGAAACACACCAAGGACGTGGCCGCGACACTGGCGGTGCCGAAGGAGTACCGGGCCACCCTGCCGGACCGGAAGACGGACAAGGGCCACTGGATCACGTACGCCGACTACAGCGGCAGCATCTGGATCGGCCTGAAGCTGGACCGCAGGGCCGAGGACACCTCCCACGCCATCGCGGGCTCCGCGGCCGCCGAGATGTACGCCGACGACGGCAAGTTCAAGGAGAGCGGGGACTACGACCTCAGCATGCCGGAGGCGCCGAAGACCCGCCCCGAGGACCAGACGTACCAAGGTGGGAAGGCCGCCAGGAACACCGTCACGTACGACACCACCGACAGCCAGAACCCGCGCCCGCGCGAACTCCAGCTCTTCTACTACCGCACCTCCACCGGAGACATGTACACGCTCACCGTCAGCTATCCCGGCAAGGGCGACTTCACCCAGCGGGGACGTGAAGTGGCGAGGGCGGCGATCGCGAACCTGGACGTGGACAAGCTCTGACCGCCGGCCACCACGCAGCTTGCGACGCCGTGTCCGGGCGGGAGCGACATCTGACGCGAACCGGCCGGGCGACACGAGCGACACGGGCGCCGTCGCCTCGCCGCCCGGCCGGGACTCGCGTCGACAAGAAGTGGCCCTGCGGGGTACTGATGAGGCATGAGTGATGTCGGGGGCTCCACGGACCCCAAGGGCCTTCTGGTCGGCGGGCGTTACCGCCTCGTCGAGCGCATCGGTTCCGGCGGGATGGGGACCGTGTGGCGGGCCAGGGACGAGCTGGTGGGTCGTGAAGTCGCCGTCAAACAGCCGCGGTTGCCCGGCGAGCCGGAGGACGAGGCACATCGGCGGGCCGCGCACCGGCTGCACCGCGAGGCACGCGCCGCCGCCCGGGTCGAGCATCCCTGCGCCGTGACCATCCACGACGTGGTGGTCGAGGAACAGGACGGCGAGGGCGGACTCCCCTGGATCGTCATGGAGTTGGTCCGGGGCGAGTCGTTGCACGAGGCGTTGCGGCGCGGGCCGCTCGGTCCCTCCGAGGCCGCCCGCATCGGCCTCGCCGTCCTCGGGGCCCTGCGCGCCGCGCACTCCGTCGGAATCGTGCACCGGGACGTCAAGCCCGCCAACGTCCTGCTCGGCCCGCACGGCCGCGTCGTCCTCACCGACTTCGGCATCGCCCAGGTGCAGGGCGAGGAATCCCTCACCGCTAGCGGGGAGTTCGTCGGCTCCCTGGAGTACGTCGCCCCCGAGCGCATGTCCGGCACGAACGCCGGGCCCCCCTCCGACCTGTGGTCCCTGGGCGCGCTCCTGTACGCCGCCGTCGACGGCCGGGCCCCCTTCCGCCGTACGACCCCGGAGGCGACCCTCGCCGCGATCCTCACCGAGGACCCACCGGAGCCGGAACACACAGGCCCGCTCACCGAGTTGATCGCCGGCCTGCTGGCGAGGAAACCGGAACAGCGGCCGGGGGCGGAGGAGGTCGCGCGGGTACTGGCGAAGGTGTCGGGCGACACCGGGCCGGACGTGAACGACACCGTCGCCGAGGCCGGGTTGGACGCCGGCGGTGCCGAGGCCGGGTTGGACGCCGGCGGTGCCGAGGCCGGGTTGGACGCCGGCGGTGCTGGGGCCGGAGCCGAACCTGACGCGAGCCGTACCGAGGCCCCCGCACAGGCGCAGGCTCGCCCCGTCGCCGTACCGGAAGACGTTCCCCCCACCCCCGCACCGGAGGAAGCCCTCACAGCCCCCCTCACGGCCCCGGCCCCGACCGCCGCCCCCACCCCCCGATCCCGCCCCCGCGCCCTCCTCCGCCTGGCCGTCGGCCCGGTCGGGATCCTGCTCGCCGGTGGGATATGGCTCGGTACCTCGTTCGCCGACGGGACCGCGGGCGGGCAGGGCGGCTGGGTCGCGCACCGGGAGGAGAACGCGGACGCCGTCCTCTACCTCCCCCGGCAGTACCACTGGATGTACCTCACCGGCGAGGCGGCGGACTCCGTCCGCCAGAACATCTACGGCGGCGGGGACAGCGGCATCCGGATCCGCCTCACCGAGTTCGACAAGGCACCTGGTTCCCCGCTGGACGAGGCCCGTGACGCCGCGCTCGGCTGGGAGGGGCACCAGCGGACCACCGGCCAGTACACCCCCACGTCCTTCCATGGCGCCCAAGCCGCTCTCTCCGACGTCACCTACGACCCGCGTGACCGGCCGACCCGGGTGATGCAGCTGATCGTCCGCACCGACGACGACCGGATGTACCAGCTGCGCGTCGACATGCCCAAGGGCACTCCCGAGGAGAAGAAGGGCACCGCGCTCTTCAAGGGCGCCCGTGACCGGCTGGAGATCGGGAGAATGTGAGACCCCGGTGATCCGGATGATCGTCTCCGCACAACGCGCTGATCAGCAGGTTCTCTGCCACCGATCACTGGCGGTGTGTGCGCGGGACGTGAATGCGCGTTACCGACGGGTACCCAAAGCCTCCGCTCCCGAATACCCTGCGGCTCATGACGGACGCGCAGGCCCCGGCCAAGACCGGCACGAACCCCCTAGCCCCCGCCCCGGCGGGCGCCCGTACCGCCGCCGACGTGGTCACCCCGGAGCTGGTCGCCCAGCTCACCAAGGGAGTGACCGGTTCCGGCCGTACCGCCAACCACTCACCCCTCACCGGGGAGAAGCTGGCCGATCTGCCCGAGTCGACGCCGGCGGACGTGGAGAAGGCCTTCGAGACGGCCCGCAGGGCCCAGGCGGTGTGGGAGCAGACCCCCGTACGGCAGCGTGCGGCCGTACTGCTCCGCTTCCACGACCTGGTCCTCGAACGCCAGGCCGAGGTCCTCGACCTCATCCAGCTGGAGACCGGCAAGGCCCGTCTGCACGCCCACGAGGAGGTCCAGGCCGTCGCGGTCGCCGCCCGGCACTACGGCCGCAAGGCCCCCGCCTATCTGAAGCCCAAGCGGCACGCCGGTGCCATGCCCACGCTCACGCGCGTCACCGAACTGCGTCACGCGCGCGGAGTCGTCGGCCAGATCGCCCCCTGGAACTACCCCCTCGAACTGTCCGTCGGTGACGCGCTCCCCGCCTTCGTCGCGGGCAACGCCGTCGTCATGAAGCCGGACACGGAGACCTGTCTGACCGCCCTGTGGGCCCGCGACATCCTCGTCGAGGCCGGTCTGCCCGCCGACGTCTTCCAGGTCGTCCTCGGCGAGGGCCCCGTCGTGGGCCCCGAGGTCGTCCGGCACGCCGACTACGTCTCCTTCACCGGCTCCACCCGCACCGGCCGCGAGGTCGCCCAGGGAGCCGCCGCCCGCCTGGTCGGCGTCACCCTCGAACTCGGCGGCAAGAACGCCATGCTGGTGCTGGAGGACGCCGACATCGAGAAGGCGGCCGCCGGAGCCGTCCGCGCCTGCTTCAGCTCCGCAGGCCAACTCTGCGTCTCCATCGAGCGGTTGTACGTCCACGAGTCCGTCGCCGACGCCTTCCTGGACCGCTTCGCCGCCCGTACGAAGGCGATGCGGCTCGGCACATCCCTGGCCTACGGCGCCGACATGGGCTCGCTGGCGGGGGAGCGGCAGTTGGAGAGCGTCACCCGGCACGTCGACGAAGCCGTCGCCAAGGGGGCCAGGCTCGTCGCCGGTGGTGTCGCGCGCCCCGACATCGGCCCGTACTTCTTCGAGCCGACGATCCTGGACGGTGTCACCGAGCCCATGTCGGTCTGCTCCGAGGAGACCTTCGGCCCGGTCGTCTCGATCTACCGCTTCACGACGGACGACGAGGCGGTGGCTCTGGCCAACTCCACGCCATACGGGCTGAATTCCTCGGTCTGGACGAAGGACGGCGCCCGTGGCCGCGCCGTCGCCGCCCGTGTGCGCTGCGGCACGGTCAACGTCAACGAGGGCTACGCGGCCGCGTACGGCAGCGTCCAGTCGCCCATGGGCGGCATGAAGGACTCCGGCCTCGGCCGCCGCCACGGCTCCGAGGGCATCCTCAAGTTCACCGAGGCCCAGACGGTCGCCCAGCAGCGGCTGCTCCCGCTGGCCCCCTCGCTGGGCATGGACGACGAGAAGTACGCGCAGTTCATGACCCGGAGCCTGCGCCTGATGAAGGCCTTCCGGTTCAAGTAGGAACACCGGACACCCGGACACCCGGACACCCGGACACCCGGACGAACGACTGTTCTCAACGAGGAGAGCACGTGCCACAGGACACCTACGACTACGACGTCATCGTCGTCGGATCGGGCTTCGGCGGCAGCGTCACCGCCCTTCGCCTCACCGAGAAGGGCTACCGCGTAGGTGTCCTGGAAGCCGGCCGCCGCTTCACTCGGGAGTCCCTCCCCAGGAACTCCTGGGACCTGAAGAACTACCTCTGGGCGCCGAAGCTCGGCATGTTCGGCATCCAGCGCATCCATCTGCTCGGCAATGTCATGGTCCTCGCGGGGGCGGGCGTCGGCGGCGGCTCGCTCAACTACGCCAACACCCTCTACGTCCCCCCGAAGCCCTTCTTCGAGGACCCCCAGTGGCGTGACATCACCGACTGGCAGGGGGAGTTGACGCCGTACTACGACCAGGCCCGGCGCATGCTCGGCGTACGGCTCAACCCGACGATGACCCCCTCCGACGTCCACCTCAAGTCCGCCGCCGAGCGGATGGGTGTCGGCGACACCTTCCACATGGCGCCGGTCGGGGTGTTCTTCGGCGACGGCGAGGACGCCGGGGGCAAGAGCAGGGCGGCCCCGGGCGAGCAGGCCGAGGACCCGTACTTCGGCGGCGCGGGCCCCGCCCGCAAGGCCTGCATCGAGTGCGGCGAGTGCATGACCGGCTGCCGGCACGGCGCGAAGAACACCCTCAACGAGAACTACCTCCACCTCGCCGAGAAGGCGGGCGCGGCCGTCCACCCCCTCACCACCGTCGTGTCGGTCACCGACGACTCCCAGGGCGGGTACGCCGTCGTCACCCTCCCCACCGACGACCGCCGCAAGGACAGGGGCCGCACCTTCAAGGCCCGCCAGGTCGTCATCGCCGCCGGCACCTACGGCACCCAGACCCTCCTGCACCGCATGAAGGCGGGCGGTCAACTGCCGTACATCTCGGACCGGTTGGGCGAGCTCACCCGCACCAACTCCGAGGCCCTGGTGGGTGCCCAGACCGACAACCGCCGCTATCGCAGGGCGACCGGTGAGCCGAAGGTCGACTTCACGCGGGGCGTCGCCATCACCTCGTCCATCCACCCGGACGAGAACACCCACGTGGAGCCGGTCCGCTACGGCAAGGGCTCCAACTCGATGGGTGGCCTCTCCATCCTCCAGGTCCCGTACGCGGAGGGCTCGTCGAGGGTGCTGGCCTGGCTGCGGAACGCGGCCCGGCACCCGCTCCTCGTCGCCCGCTCCCTCTCCAACCGTCGCTGGTCGGAGAAGACCATCATCGGTCTGGTGATGCAGTCGCTGGACAACTCCCTGACGACGTACCTGAAACCGGACGGCGTGGGCAAGGGCCTGCTCACCGCACGGCAGGGCCACGGCGCCCCCAACCCCAAGCAGATCAAGGCCGCTGCACAGAGCGCGTCCGCGATCGCCGCCGACATCAACGGGTTCGCCGGGTCCAACGTGGGCGAGCTGATGGGCACCCCGCTCACCGCCCACTTCCTCGGCGGCTGCCCCATCGGCTCCTCCCGCGACAGCGGCGTCATCGACCCGTACCACCGGCTGTACGGCCACCCCGGGATCTCGGTCGTGGACGGCGCCGCGGTCTCCGCCAACCTCGGCGTGAACCCCTCGCTGACGATCACGGCCCAGGCCGAGCGGGCGATGGCGTTCTGGCCCAACAAGGGCGAGGAGGACCAGCGTCCGGCCCAGGGCGAGGCCTACGTCCGTCTCGGCGCGGTCGAGCCGAAGTCACCGGCGGTCCCGGCGGACGCGTTCGGCGCGCTGAAGCTGCCGTTCCTGGGGATGCCGACGGTGCCGAAGAAGTCGTAGAGCTGCCACGGCACGGAGAAGGACCCGCACCCCCCTCCGAGTGCGGGTCCTTCTCTGTTCTCGCGTGAAGCTGCGCCTATGGCGTCACGGCGTCACGGCTCAGGCGTGGGCGCCCATCGCACCCTTGCGGCGCTTGACCGCGAACACCACACCGGTACCGGCGACGACGGCGAACCCGCCGACGAGGCCGAGGACCGGCAGGGCCGAGCTGGAACCGGTCTCGGCGAGCTGGCCGTCCACGTCGAGGTCGTTGGTGTCGGAGATGGGGTTCTTGCCGCCGGTCTGCGGCTTGGCGTCGTTCGGCTTGCCGGCGTCGGAGCCGGCCGGCAGGACCTCGAAGTAGTAGATGCCGTAGTTCTCGTCGTCGGAGATCCAGCAGGCCTTGTCGTCGGAGTACTCGGCGAGGCCGATGGCGATGCCGACCGCGCTCGGGACCTCACGGTCGACCTTCACCCGCAGCTGGTAGCTGAGGGAGTCGCCGCCGCCGAGGCTGAAGGCGTTGAACGAGCCGCCCTCGCCGAACTGCGTGGCCACGTCGACCCAGCTGCCGCCCTGCTTCACCTGCACGGTGACGAGGTCGCTGTAGTCCTTCTCGAAGTCCCAGTCGACCGCGCCGACACCGACGAAGGGCTGGATGTCCTTGATCGTCTCGTCGCTGGAGTTGCTGACGTTGAACTTGAAGTTCGTCCAGCCGCTGCCCGCCA
This is a stretch of genomic DNA from Streptomyces sp. NBC_00285. It encodes these proteins:
- a CDS encoding LPXTG cell wall anchor domain-containing protein, which gives rise to MKLRRALAAAAATAAMAPLALFAAPSAFADDSPSPAAAESSPAADDTTPAPADSSPAADDSTPADAGSTPATTTPTSASASAPASSSASASSSATATSSPSASESGEPVDECPVDENGDDIVDISDVLHSSLTGLPESVVAGSGWTNFKFNVSNSSDETIKDIQPFVGVGAVDWDFEKDYSDLVTVQVKQGGSWVDVATQFGEGGSFNAFSLGGGDSLSYQLRVKVDREVPSAVGIAIGLAEYSDDKACWISDDENYGIYYFEVLPAGSDAGKPNDAKPQTGGKNPISDTNDLDVDGQLAETGSSSALPVLGLVGGFAVVAGTGVVFAVKRRKGAMGAHA